The genomic interval TGGGAAATAAATCACGGTAATCATTCTTTTTCCAGCTTTTGTTGGCTCGGTTATTTCAGCTTTCTGAATCCAAGTGGATTGTTTCGTGACCACAAGCGAACtcagtgcagctttttttttttttttaaattgtgattttatttgtggCGACATTTGCGCCTCTGTGTACCGATCCTTGGTGGGAAATTCGAAGGACTGAACGGCAGGTTTGGTAAAGTTTCTCCAGCTGGGTTTTAGTGTTTCTCCTGCAGTTTCAGATCCACTGAAGGAAGACGGGACTTCTGGCCTTTTCTCAAAGAGCTGCAGAGCTTTTGCACAATAAGTAATTAAACAATTTACAACAACAGACTTTAAATTGTTGCAGAATCAGATGTTTGGTCAACATCTCTCACTGTAATTACAAAGTGAGGATCCTGTGACTAAATAAATCATGTCTTTTTCCTCAAAcctaggttttatttgttttgtatttacatattttaccaTCTCAACTCTTTTTAAGCTTTTCCTGCTGAGCACGGAGCCTCAAGGAGACAAATCAGGTgaatcaaataaatcatttgtaaatatataatatatgtcAAACTAAAAcgatttgttttcctttactTCAGGAGCTGTGTCACCTCCTCCGTCGgagaaatgattattttagtttgttgttgtgtaaaagATGTTCagcctgcaaaacaaaacagaacaattaaaGGAAACAGCTGATGATCAGAGTTTTATATGTTGTTCAGAGTTTACTGTGTGAATACCAGAAAGTCCACGGGGTCGCCCGGCTTGATTCTGCAGCTCTCGGACATGGCCTGGGTCAGTGAAGGCATCACGTACTTCATCAGGTAGTTCCTCAGAGGAAGAGCCTGAGCTTCCAGCAGCTCGCTCTCCTGTCGCCTCACCTCCGACACATTCTTCTGCTGATGAGCAGAACTTACAGCTGATTAGGTTTTCATCCCCAGGTGCTGACAGTATTTATAACGTGGGGGCTTACCCACTCTTCGCACCGAGCTGCCATCTCAGCCAGCGCTGCCTCTTTCCTGCGTTTCCTCTCGACAGCCTCTGCAGCCAGCTTCTGCCTCCTCTCGTGTTCTCTCCATcggttctcctcctcctgctcctctggaCTCGGGCCGTAGTTCTTAGGAACCCCCACGATCTCCGTGACCTTCTTCATGACCTCCGTGTACTCCGAGTCATCTGTATGGACGTCTGGAGGAGACGAAGACATCGTTAATGTGGGTAAAGACATCTGGGCTGTTTGTACAACAAACAGAGGGGAAGCTGCAGAGAGAGTTCCTCCTTATATAaacaaaggaatgcatatcacccgccacctttcacgccagagaTAGGGCTTTccagtttgtgttgaggatgactcccagcGACTCccacttcaaattttagctcaggatCTGTAGATTTGACTAAgatatggccatttttgtgttggctcatgTCGATCAGCTGTGTGAGATGattccaaacgttaatcagctgtagaggttcAACTAATATCTAGCTtgtgtgagtttcattaaatccgtcgtgagatattttggtaactgacacaggaaagaacattatcgcccgccgatGAAGGCACCAGGAGACTAAAAACGGAGAATACTGTGTCTGTGAAGCCTGCAGAGTCTGAGCTCACCGATGTGCTCTGGGTGAATCTCACGGTGATCAAAGAAGTCCAGCAGTGTTTCCTCAGCGCCGCCGAGCCGCCTGAACCTCTCCAGACGAGGAAGGAACTCCTCCTGAGTGAAGCGCTTCTTCTCCGCCTCTCTCTCTGGAAGTCCTTGGACTCGATCGGTCAGGAACTCATCGGTCGCATCGAGAGAAAACACGAACTCTGCGATTAGgacaagaaacaacaaaaaacttctaACACCCGCGGGTCAGAACCTTCTGACTTCAGCTCTGAGTTCCTATCAGAACCTGGAGTGATGGTCTTATTGTACGGAGGGGTTTTGGACATCAGCTCTGAATCCTGGTTCTCTGGTTCCTCAcctgagcaaaacaaacacagcagtaaaCTCCCAAACAAAGAGTTTATTTGAAACTGAGAGCAGTTGTTTTATCTGCCAAGGCTCACCACAGAAGATCATCTTGGCTTGCTGATAAGTCTTCGGGAAGCCGTCAAGAACAAAGCCGTGGTTCCGGCACGGTTTAGAGTTCAGCTTTTCTTGCAGAATTTCACAGATCTGGAGTTCGGCCAGTCGGCCTGACGAATGAAAAGTGACAaactcagctttttaaaatactcTTCCAAAAACATATCAGGAAATCCAACTACTTCAGTAAAACATCGTCCAAATAAGCTCCATGGaagacttttaaaatcattttattccaTTAATCATCAGTCAGGATGTGACACTTAATCcagataaagttttaaaagcacagaaagCTCTGTGTCGTTTTCAGCCTCATGCTTGAGGAACTCTCGTTCggacatgtttgttttgacagaCCTTTATTCTCTTCTAAGCTTTTGTTAATGtcttccagatgtttctgtgcagctgctgcttcttcttcaccGACGTGTTCAGGATGGGCTCCGTTTATCATCTCCTCCTGCGTTCACGACAAACACCACATGTCTGGTTTCACCTGCCATACGGATTCCAAGCATCgttttttttgtgactgaaATGCTTCGGTGGGATCAGAGATTTCTGCTTCCACTGACCAGTTGTGTAGTTTTCTCCTCGATGACGCTTTTAATGTGGATGTGGTGTATTTTGTAATGCTGGCAGAGCTTCTCAGCCACAGTGGTTTTCCCCACAGCTGGAGGTCCAAGCAGGCAGATTTTAACTGGCTAAAGAATAAAGAgagcaggggggaaaaaaagtcattttctgcAGCAATATTACAAGGCTGAAACGGGGGAAAATGACAGTTTTTCTCACATAAACTCGTAAAACTTTAAAGTGGAAACCATAAACTGTCTCACGGTTTTGTTTACCGAGTCTTTGGATGTAAACTAGTAAGctccaaacaggaaataagtGAGGCAACGATCTGGAGCACTCACGAGAAGCTGCCTGGTGTCTTTGTATTCCTGCACGATGTTCTCCATGTTCGCCACCATCCCCGACCTGCACGCCCAGCTCAGGTTGAACGTGTCATTCACAATCACAGCATCCAGGCGGAGGTTGACCCCGAGGCAATCCAACTCATCTGGCTGCGATTACAAAATAATGTAAGAACAGAAAAGCGAACAGTTCAgggtttgttttcctcctcctgcggCGGTCGGTTTCATGTTTGTGACGATCACTTCCCCAAACATTTTCAGAGTAAAGCTGCCCCTCGTCAGTTACGAAAGTCTGCATTTTATTTGGCAgatgttaaaaacaacagtttatcctatataaataaaacaaaatgagtcataaaaacagcaacaagacaaACAGATCTGGGTGAGGTTCGATGTGAATATAAGAACTGAGCTGTTGTCAGGATTCGGGGCTCTTgagtttattttagtgtttggttttttgtttcatgtttcttttgctCCCTGTGTTAAGTTTATTTCTCCACTGATTTGTATGTTTCCTTTTGTTATTCTGTTTCTTGTGCGATCACTctctctccctcagtagttctgtcaacctgcctcaccatctacacctgttccttgttagtaatcagtcacctgtttccgtTTCCTCGTTagcctcagtctttaaaacccggtcgtTTTCCACACTTACCTGCTGGTTTGTTGTCACTCCCAGGTGCTGTCTGGTTTCCCTGATGTTTGATCAATCCTGGTTTTTCTAcggtttgttatttagttttagttgatGCCTCGTCGGCCTTTTGATTATTtggtaaataaattagttttcttttgagtattagtctgcattctgggtacCTTTCCTTACAATCCATGACAGCTGTGATACAGAAAAGATTAACTTCcttctacaaaacaaacaaacaagcaaatatgCTGTACCTTAAAGGCCGTCATGCTGATGG from Kryptolebias marmoratus isolate JLee-2015 linkage group LG19, ASM164957v2, whole genome shotgun sequence carries:
- the LOC108233390 gene encoding adenylate kinase 7 isoform X2; the protein is MDHKKQQTKRIFVNDVDGYSSKHIAKFLSTCEGGDESEDGDTEETLPSPGDEPAFQVVGTVSSSSEKLHFLHEQHESPTRDELFQCLLDCDVVVYNISESSTLQQVDEATWAVTALHAQMETFKSRKMFILVSTVMTWAMTKPQEPDDPDAFFSEEDFRQRRPHPSFRNHNNLEKLVLKLARGKKSKLKCYVVTSGLQYGMGENLFHYFFKVSWLMQVPKVPVFGDGTNYIPTIHIHDLGGVIQNIIELRPKMKYILAVDESKNTLKDIIKMVSDVLGPEKVQKMSLQDAISMTAFKPDELDCLGVNLRLDAVIVNDTFNLSWACRSGMVANMENIVQEYKDTRQLLPVKICLLGPPAVGKTTVAEKLCQHYKIHHIHIKSVIEEKTTQLEEMINGAHPEHVGEEEAAAAQKHLEDINKSLEENKGRLAELQICEILQEKLNSKPCRNHGFVLDGFPKTYQQAKMIFCGEEPENQDSELMSKTPPYNKTITPEFVFSLDATDEFLTDRVQGLPEREAEKKRFTQEEFLPRLERFRRLGGAEETLLDFFDHREIHPEHIDVHTDDSEYTEVMKKVTEIVGVPKNYGPSPEEQEEENRWREHERRQKLAAEAVERKRRKEAALAEMAARCEEWKNVSEVRRQESELLEAQALPLRNYLMKYVMPSLTQAMSESCRIKPGDPVDFLAEHLLHNNKLK
- the LOC108233390 gene encoding adenylate kinase 7 isoform X1 — encoded protein: MDHKKQQTKRIFVNDVDGYSSKHIAKFLSTCEGGDESEDGDTEETLPSPGDEPAFQVVGTVSSSSEKLHFLHEQHESPTRDELFQCLLDCDVVVYNISESSTLQQVDEATWAVTALHAQMETFKSRKMFILVSTVMTWAMTKPQEPDDPDAFFSEEDFRQRRPHPSFRNHNNLEKLVLKLARGKKSKLKCYVVTSGLQYGMGENLFHYFFKVSWLMQVPKVPVFGDGTNYIPTIHIHDLGGVIQNIIELRPKMKYILAVDESKNTLKDIIKMVSDVLGPEKVQKMSLQDAISMTAFKPDELDCLGVNLRLDAVIVNDTFNLSWACRSGMVANMENIVQEYKDTRQLLPVKICLLGPPAVGKTTVAEKLCQHYKIHHIHIKSVIEEKTTQLEEMINGAHPEHVGEEEAAAAQKHLEDINKSLEENKGRLAELQICEILQEKLNSKPCRNHGFVLDGFPKTYQQAKMIFCGEEPENQDSELMSKTPPYNKTITPEFVFSLDATDEFLTDRVQGLPEREAEKKRFTQEEFLPRLERFRRLGGAEETLLDFFDHREIHPEHIDVHTDDSEYTEVMKKVTEIVGVPKNYGPSPEEQEEENRWREHERRQKLAAEAVERKRRKEAALAEMAARCEEWQKNVSEVRRQESELLEAQALPLRNYLMKYVMPSLTQAMSESCRIKPGDPVDFLAEHLLHNNKLK